A stretch of the Thermofilum adornatum genome encodes the following:
- a CDS encoding ATP-binding cassette domain-containing protein: MGEAIVVENLVKKFKDVTAVNGISFTVKEGEIYGLLGPNGAGKTTTIHILTTLLKPTSGKVQVAGFDAVRQAAEVRKRIGIVFQDPSLDNQLTAWDNMYIHGMLYGLSGSELKKKIDDLLEFVELKQYANKLVRYFSGGMRRRLEIARSLLHEPDILFLDEPTIGLDPQTRVKIWDYIMAIKKEKGMTIVLTTHYMDEAEQLCDRIAIMDHGKIIAEGTADQLKSLVGNEVIYLKLDGVPPKCLQADFIENCRVVADSTLELSVRNASAALPKVFELAEANGLKIREVTYRRPTLNEVFIHLTGRELRDSLEEGFRPPHRRW, encoded by the coding sequence ATGGGGGAGGCTATAGTTGTTGAAAACCTTGTTAAGAAGTTTAAGGACGTGACAGCTGTCAATGGCATAAGCTTCACGGTCAAGGAGGGAGAAATATATGGTCTCCTGGGCCCCAACGGGGCAGGCAAGACAACGACTATACATATCTTGACGACTCTTCTCAAGCCGACCTCGGGCAAAGTCCAGGTTGCTGGCTTCGATGCCGTTAGGCAGGCGGCAGAGGTAAGGAAAAGGATAGGTATAGTTTTCCAGGATCCAAGCCTTGACAACCAGCTTACTGCCTGGGACAACATGTACATCCATGGGATGCTGTACGGGCTCAGCGGCTCAGAGCTCAAGAAGAAGATAGACGATCTCCTAGAGTTCGTAGAGCTGAAACAATACGCCAACAAGCTTGTAAGGTACTTTTCGGGCGGCATGAGGCGCCGCCTAGAAATAGCTAGGTCGCTACTTCACGAGCCAGATATTCTTTTCCTGGACGAGCCCACAATTGGCCTCGACCCCCAGACAAGGGTAAAGATCTGGGACTACATTATGGCAATAAAGAAGGAAAAGGGTATGACTATTGTCCTCACAACGCACTACATGGACGAGGCTGAACAGCTATGCGACAGGATAGCGATCATGGATCATGGAAAGATTATAGCTGAGGGTACCGCAGACCAGCTAAAGTCCCTCGTAGGCAACGAGGTTATCTACCTGAAGCTGGACGGCGTGCCCCCGAAGTGTCTCCAGGCCGACTTTATCGAGAACTGTCGTGTAGTGGCAGATAGCACGCTCGAGCTCTCAGTAAGGAATGCGTCTGCCGCTTTGCCAAAGGTTTTCGAGCTTGCCGAGGCTAATGGGCTTAAGATACGGGAGGTCACCTATAGGCGTCCAACCCTCAACGAGGTCTTTATACACTTGACTGGTAGGGAGCTTAGGGACTCGTTAGAGGAGGGCTTTAGGCCCCCTCATAGGAGGTGGTAG
- a CDS encoding PadR family transcriptional regulator: MNKKLMFKGYLKLLVLSVLEKGPQHAYGIIKELEKSSGFKPSPGALYPILKKLLKEGLIEIEHREGEPSSTRIYKLTNKGREFLELRKPELDEALRVARSWKKFQEIKGYRLFHVVDELLDSIETLDEEKLSELKKLIAEFEINVLRIIEG, from the coding sequence ATGAATAAGAAGCTGATGTTCAAGGGCTATTTGAAGCTACTAGTCCTCTCAGTCCTCGAGAAGGGGCCTCAACACGCCTATGGAATAATAAAGGAGCTAGAAAAGAGCTCTGGGTTTAAGCCTAGCCCAGGTGCTCTCTATCCAATACTAAAGAAGCTCCTAAAGGAGGGCCTGATAGAGATTGAGCATCGCGAGGGCGAGCCTTCAAGCACAAGGATATATAAGCTTACTAACAAGGGGAGAGAATTCCTAGAACTGAGGAAGCCAGAACTTGATGAAGCATTGAGGGTCGCTAGGAGCTGGAAGAAGTTCCAGGAGATAAAGGGGTACAGGCTATTCCACGTTGTTGACGAGCTACTTGACTCTATTGAAACCCTCGACGAAGAAAAGCTTTCAGAGCTAAAGAAGCTGATCGCGGAGTTTGAGATCAATGTCTTAAGGATTATTGAGGGGTGA
- a CDS encoding SLC45 family MFS transporter, with translation MAQENITERFSYGKVFLLGFGFFGISIIWSIYNSYVPIFLKDLGLAAWLVGFIMTIDNIFAVVLLPYLGALSDVTRTRIGRRKPYILLGVPPAALTFALIPLFRGDLPLMMVTIIIMNFSMALFRSPVIAFMPDITPSEKRSQANGIINFMGGIGSLLAFFVGSILYKMDPSYPFIASAVVMLAACILVVLLVDEPEQFKVKTETISFSELLRKSFRESFSELASNLREAFTSREKSLLFMLTSIFLWFVGYNAIETFFTSYAKYYLGIGEATGSFILGFVALGFLIFSLPAGFIGARLGRKRTMTLGLLVIVALLFVAMSFPSKLVGNQLILAFEAVFFVIGMAWALVNVNSLPTVVDMTTREKLGTYTGLYYFASQLASIIAPPVAGLFIDLSGYSVLLPYSITFLVLSAVTLQLVRRGEPRRGY, from the coding sequence GTGGCACAAGAAAATATAACAGAAAGATTTAGCTACGGCAAGGTATTCCTCCTGGGCTTCGGTTTCTTCGGAATAAGTATTATATGGTCCATATACAACTCTTACGTCCCGATATTCTTAAAGGACCTCGGGCTCGCCGCGTGGCTAGTAGGCTTCATAATGACAATCGATAACATTTTCGCAGTTGTTCTCCTCCCCTACCTTGGGGCCCTGAGCGACGTTACTAGGACCAGGATTGGCAGACGCAAGCCCTATATTCTTCTAGGAGTGCCTCCAGCTGCCCTTACATTTGCACTTATACCCTTGTTTAGGGGAGACCTCCCATTAATGATGGTAACAATAATAATCATGAACTTCTCAATGGCCCTCTTTAGGTCCCCAGTGATAGCATTCATGCCAGACATAACCCCAAGCGAGAAGCGTAGCCAGGCGAACGGGATCATCAACTTTATGGGTGGAATCGGCTCCTTATTGGCTTTCTTTGTAGGGTCTATTCTCTACAAGATGGATCCCTCTTATCCGTTCATCGCCAGCGCTGTAGTGATGCTTGCGGCATGCATCCTCGTAGTTCTGCTCGTAGACGAGCCTGAACAATTCAAGGTCAAAACAGAGACAATAAGCTTCAGCGAGCTGTTGCGAAAATCTTTCCGGGAAAGCTTCAGCGAGCTAGCAAGCAACCTCCGCGAGGCCTTTACTTCTAGGGAGAAAAGCCTCCTCTTTATGCTTACCTCTATCTTCCTATGGTTTGTAGGATACAACGCTATTGAAACCTTTTTCACTAGCTATGCAAAGTACTACCTCGGAATCGGCGAAGCTACTGGATCCTTTATACTTGGCTTCGTTGCACTGGGCTTCCTGATATTCTCACTCCCAGCAGGCTTTATCGGCGCAAGACTTGGGAGGAAGAGAACAATGACACTGGGGCTTCTAGTAATCGTAGCTCTACTTTTTGTGGCTATGAGTTTTCCATCTAAGCTAGTGGGAAACCAGCTAATCTTGGCCTTTGAAGCAGTCTTCTTCGTTATAGGGATGGCTTGGGCACTAGTCAATGTTAACAGCCTGCCAACAGTAGTTGACATGACAACACGAGAAAAACTGGGCACATATACAGGTCTCTACTATTTTGCGTCTCAGCTGGCCTCAATAATAGCTCCACCAGTGGCGGGTCTCTTCATCGATCTTTCTGGATACTCTGTCCTCTTACCATACTCTATTACTTTCCTAGTCCTATCGGCTGTAACACTTCAGCTTGTACGGAGGGGAGAACCGAGAAGAGGCTACTAA
- a CDS encoding PhoU domain-containing protein: MSYRRVLQIGGSYYVSLPKEWVKINELENSYVKLDFLENGALIIELPTRSQTGISHAKIICSSDREVFRQVLSAYLRGYEVIEVELDAKCDRKTALERIEDARRILLGLELVEESDRKLLLQCFVKPDYNLHSIIARMDSVTREMLSMAVDILLGKRGNAEELSQLDDRVDRLYFLSVRLIRGKLREPTLMPEERLSLLDMRLVAKNLENLGDTYESLGMLKEIIKNQGLSEIAERLGRLQAGAVRLFLEGKANRDELLDDFAHTQKYIQEMAELPGYLREKLSFALLLVKDIIDLS, translated from the coding sequence ATGAGCTATCGGAGGGTTCTACAGATAGGTGGAAGCTACTACGTATCCTTGCCGAAGGAATGGGTAAAAATAAATGAGCTTGAAAACTCTTATGTTAAACTGGACTTCCTCGAAAACGGGGCGCTTATAATTGAGCTCCCTACGAGAAGCCAGACAGGGATAAGCCACGCAAAAATAATTTGTAGCAGTGATAGGGAAGTCTTTAGACAGGTTTTGTCAGCTTATCTAAGGGGCTACGAAGTTATAGAGGTGGAGCTCGACGCTAAATGTGACAGAAAAACTGCACTGGAGAGAATAGAAGATGCTCGAAGAATTCTTCTTGGACTTGAACTAGTAGAAGAAAGCGATAGAAAGCTCTTGCTCCAGTGTTTTGTTAAGCCAGACTACAATTTGCACTCCATTATTGCGAGAATGGACTCTGTGACAAGGGAAATGCTTTCCATGGCTGTAGACATACTGCTAGGTAAGAGAGGCAATGCAGAAGAATTGTCACAGCTGGACGACAGGGTGGACCGCCTGTATTTTCTAAGTGTGAGGCTTATAAGGGGCAAACTCAGGGAGCCGACACTTATGCCAGAAGAAAGACTCTCACTTCTAGACATGAGGCTTGTCGCTAAGAACCTCGAAAACCTGGGCGACACGTATGAATCTCTAGGCATGCTCAAGGAGATCATCAAAAATCAAGGACTAAGCGAAATTGCCGAAAGGCTGGGTAGGTTGCAGGCTGGGGCTGTCAGGCTCTTTTTAGAGGGTAAAGCAAATCGAGACGAACTCCTAGATGATTTTGCACACACCCAGAAATACATACAGGAAATGGCCGAGTTGCCTGGGTATCTAAGAGAAAAACTATCATTTGCATTGCTCCTCGTTAAGGACATCATTGACCTTTCATGA
- a CDS encoding DedA family protein, with the protein MSLTIYLAELATTIISKLGLPGIFFLMTLESALIPIPSEAIMVFAGFLVSKGEINFLDAVLAGTMGNYAGSAILYFLGKKYGAPMLLRYGKYIFISKKHIEEAEKFFQKNGKLAVFTGRMLPAVRTVISLPAGIAKMDFKTFTIYTILGSIPWNMALTYIGIVLGQNWHLILQYSTLIDSAAIIALIVLIAYFYISKKHEVNLFSSQNSQRAIYDKSGSESHDK; encoded by the coding sequence ATGTCACTAACGATATACTTGGCAGAGCTAGCAACAACAATAATTTCGAAACTAGGACTGCCCGGAATATTCTTCCTAATGACGCTAGAGTCCGCACTCATACCAATACCAAGTGAAGCCATCATGGTCTTCGCGGGCTTCCTCGTATCCAAAGGAGAGATAAACTTCCTAGACGCAGTTCTAGCAGGCACCATGGGAAACTATGCAGGCTCGGCTATCCTATATTTCCTAGGCAAGAAATATGGCGCCCCAATGCTCCTCAGATATGGAAAGTACATCTTCATTTCCAAGAAACACATAGAAGAGGCCGAGAAATTTTTCCAGAAAAACGGCAAACTAGCGGTCTTCACGGGAAGAATGCTCCCAGCAGTGAGAACCGTCATAAGTCTCCCAGCCGGCATAGCCAAGATGGACTTCAAAACATTCACAATCTACACCATTCTAGGAAGCATACCGTGGAACATGGCCCTCACATACATAGGAATAGTTCTAGGCCAAAACTGGCACCTAATCCTACAATACTCGACCCTAATAGATTCAGCGGCAATAATTGCACTTATCGTTCTAATCGCTTACTTCTACATATCAAAAAAGCATGAGGTAAATCTTTTTTCATCACAGAATTCTCAGCGCGCTATTTACGATAAAAGTGGTAGTGAAAGTCATGACAAGTGA
- a CDS encoding PD-(D/E)XK nuclease family protein: protein MEGVDVVYELYNFLREEREKHQKEPGTVWVTDLVSCSLKSKYTSLYPDLVASDVFNPPTIVGTLIHRGLEELLKNIFETKQFKVEIEPETSMELELPSGKVVLKGRADIVLTSPQGARIGVEIKSMRGDMPTPLEHHVDQVKFYNYMFGLEKTLLVYVSPDRVTQYEVIEKASQEEIVKRLLEPVSPRYPWECKYCPFSVLCPNKSIK, encoded by the coding sequence ATGGAAGGAGTAGACGTCGTCTACGAGCTGTATAATTTTCTCAGGGAGGAGAGGGAGAAGCACCAGAAAGAGCCTGGAACCGTATGGGTTACAGACCTCGTGTCCTGTAGCCTAAAGTCAAAGTACACGTCCCTGTATCCGGATTTGGTTGCCTCAGACGTCTTCAACCCGCCTACTATTGTGGGGACACTCATCCATAGGGGCCTAGAGGAGCTTCTCAAGAACATTTTCGAGACAAAACAGTTCAAGGTTGAAATAGAGCCAGAGACGAGCATGGAGCTGGAGCTACCTTCTGGCAAAGTGGTTTTGAAGGGTAGGGCAGACATTGTTCTCACTTCTCCACAGGGAGCAAGAATAGGGGTAGAAATAAAGTCGATGAGGGGAGACATGCCTACACCTCTCGAGCACCACGTGGACCAGGTCAAATTCTACAACTACATGTTCGGGCTCGAGAAAACTTTGCTGGTCTATGTCTCGCCCGACAGGGTTACACAGTACGAGGTAATCGAGAAGGCGAGCCAAGAAGAAATAGTGAAACGGCTCCTAGAGCCTGTTTCACCCCGCTATCCGTGGGAATGCAAGTACTGCCCCTTCAGCGTACTATGCCCAAACAAGTCTATTAAATAA
- a CDS encoding mechanosensitive ion channel domain-containing protein, with the protein MSSENIPLNIRKTIQRLVLWILLYIVITALILTTIPSLIPQVKPVIDAYATYISIGLSLFFGYMIIKAFSDLVYWMLRVKHPHSTAAAVRSLFTILGIGALAAGIAGGTAGGAAGVALGGFIGMVIGFATQQVLGQAIAGLFVLLVRPIRIGDKVNVAGEAGIVEDISTLFTVIRKDDNSLALIPNNMLIGSKIYILERAK; encoded by the coding sequence ATGAGCAGCGAAAACATACCCCTAAACATTAGGAAAACAATACAAAGACTAGTACTATGGATACTCCTTTACATCGTTATAACTGCCCTCATATTGACAACCATCCCGTCACTTATACCCCAAGTCAAGCCTGTAATAGACGCCTATGCGACCTACATCTCTATCGGTCTCTCATTGTTCTTCGGCTACATGATAATTAAGGCCTTCTCGGATCTCGTCTACTGGATGCTCCGCGTAAAGCACCCACACTCAACAGCCGCAGCCGTCAGGAGCCTCTTCACCATATTGGGCATAGGCGCACTAGCGGCCGGCATAGCTGGAGGCACAGCTGGCGGTGCGGCTGGCGTTGCACTAGGAGGCTTCATAGGAATGGTCATTGGATTCGCTACACAACAAGTGCTCGGCCAGGCCATAGCCGGTCTCTTCGTTCTACTCGTGAGGCCAATAAGGATAGGCGACAAGGTTAACGTCGCAGGGGAGGCAGGCATCGTAGAGGACATCTCCACCCTATTCACTGTTATCAGGAAGGACGACAACAGCCTTGCCCTTATACCGAACAACATGCTGATAGGTTCGAAGATATACATACTTGAAAGAGCCAAATAG
- a CDS encoding HEPN domain-containing protein, with amino-acid sequence MVRRGAEAWLRQAERDLRKAINDLQTQDWDSAAFWSQQSAGKALKALLMNSGIVYRGHELLEIAHVIRSEVGIDTSVIDKDLRELTIHYTVARYPDAANALPYELYDEEKARDLVERAKKVVEWVKQNLH; translated from the coding sequence GTGGTTAGAAGAGGGGCTGAAGCATGGCTTAGACAGGCCGAAAGAGACCTGAGAAAAGCCATAAATGATTTACAAACACAGGACTGGGATTCTGCGGCTTTTTGGTCCCAGCAGTCTGCCGGGAAGGCTCTCAAGGCATTATTAATGAACTCGGGCATAGTGTACCGGGGACACGAGCTCCTCGAAATAGCGCATGTAATTAGAAGCGAGGTCGGTATAGACACATCTGTTATCGACAAAGATCTCAGAGAGCTGACTATACACTATACGGTAGCAAGATATCCGGACGCTGCGAATGCCCTGCCATATGAGCTATATGACGAGGAAAAAGCGAGAGACCTAGTTGAGAGGGCAAAAAAGGTGGTAGAATGGGTAAAGCAAAATCTGCACTAG
- a CDS encoding nucleotidyltransferase domain-containing protein — protein sequence MGKAKSALASQHEALERAKSFVEKAKARASCLGLTLLGAYLVGSRARGDYLRDSDIDIILVVKGLKNLNFLERLQLFTDTLEPSIDLRIYDAEEWESTENTWINQLKQEAIKIDT from the coding sequence ATGGGTAAAGCAAAATCTGCACTAGCCTCCCAGCACGAAGCCCTAGAAAGAGCAAAAAGCTTTGTCGAAAAAGCAAAGGCCAGAGCTTCCTGTTTGGGGCTGACCCTTCTAGGGGCCTACCTTGTCGGTAGTAGGGCTAGAGGAGACTACCTCAGAGACAGCGACATAGACATAATCCTTGTCGTTAAAGGTCTAAAGAATCTTAATTTTCTCGAAAGGCTCCAGCTCTTCACTGATACACTTGAACCCTCCATAGACCTCAGGATCTACGACGCCGAAGAATGGGAATCCACCGAAAACACCTGGATAAACCAGCTAAAACAAGAAGCCATAAAAATCGACACTTAA
- a CDS encoding alpha-amylase family protein, which yields MARILQFNFEDKDLIYLDKITGSDVVNLARELHSDTIVLFARDAWGRAYFDSDVLRKTSKLEKRDFLREVIQEAKKDGIKVIVMIGHTTNPELYSQNPEWVQRNLKGEVIHMDTNPSLEKNPPLRWPLMCLNSPFLDYVVREAVEVLKYDVDGVFLDSFRYMPDLEKACFCNYCQTKFKEEMGRELPQRDDWDSLAYRESFLWRYKVNVDALKKIWENVKTHYPGTLLAYNSHPAGWKGRANTIVEMARNYLDVVFAEASEADYQPVGFLDEIVKLTKALSGGKRVWSTRNSFHMALTTTSTSPVVLRQGIREIFAAGGEPMVLVFSSTYIQSPSFKEPVKETFGEVEKLEEFMKDVTRVKYAGVVYSNRSRDWWGRNDPRYVTDDARGFYYALLYNGYPVDFIADNQLDTGSFSEYKVLLLGSVASLSKAGSKNLVSYVREGNGLVATYSTSLMDEKGSLLEEFQLKDILGVSFKGLLKYPWSYVILEREHAITTGINEKNILWGDYDRVFQTRRTSPFSGWHILVEPIDDIVIGYVAEPQSEFGYEYENGRSPPLIGNFTRAPAIVANPSRRVVYYSGQLGRLYWRLGLPSYEKMILNSTLWSGGMPPIKLNSRGIVLMEPYQRSGQLIVHLVNLTFDKRVIVRGNIDDPLMWHSTAESVWPPSSIVPQEVSIELRGYEVAKVWSPLSGKSYEIRRENDASKILVSLDEYELLVLDLK from the coding sequence ATGGCTCGTATCCTACAATTCAATTTTGAAGACAAAGATCTCATTTATCTTGATAAAATTACCGGTTCTGATGTAGTGAATTTAGCAAGAGAGCTACACAGTGACACTATTGTTCTCTTTGCGAGGGATGCTTGGGGGAGAGCATATTTTGACAGTGACGTCCTGAGAAAAACATCAAAACTGGAAAAAAGAGATTTCTTGAGGGAGGTTATACAAGAAGCAAAAAAAGATGGAATCAAAGTTATTGTAATGATTGGTCACACAACAAATCCCGAGTTGTATAGTCAGAACCCTGAGTGGGTTCAGAGAAACCTTAAAGGGGAAGTTATTCACATGGATACCAACCCTAGCTTAGAGAAAAATCCTCCTCTAAGATGGCCCCTAATGTGCCTAAATAGCCCATTTCTCGACTATGTTGTAAGAGAGGCAGTGGAAGTTTTAAAGTACGATGTTGATGGAGTTTTTCTTGATTCATTTAGGTATATGCCTGACCTAGAGAAAGCATGTTTCTGCAACTATTGTCAGACAAAGTTTAAAGAAGAGATGGGTAGAGAACTTCCACAGAGAGATGACTGGGATAGCCTGGCTTACCGTGAAAGTTTCCTGTGGAGATACAAAGTCAATGTGGACGCCCTCAAAAAAATATGGGAAAACGTAAAGACGCATTATCCCGGAACTCTTCTTGCCTATAATAGTCATCCCGCTGGTTGGAAAGGCAGGGCTAACACTATTGTTGAGATGGCAAGGAATTATTTGGACGTCGTCTTCGCGGAGGCCTCCGAGGCAGACTATCAGCCTGTAGGGTTTCTGGATGAAATCGTAAAGCTTACCAAGGCCCTTAGCGGTGGGAAAAGAGTCTGGTCTACGCGTAATAGTTTTCATATGGCTTTAACGACGACTTCTACATCACCTGTGGTTCTTAGACAGGGAATCAGGGAGATTTTTGCCGCAGGCGGCGAGCCAATGGTTTTAGTTTTCAGCTCTACGTATATCCAATCACCATCTTTTAAGGAGCCTGTTAAAGAAACTTTTGGAGAAGTAGAGAAGCTGGAAGAATTTATGAAAGATGTAACGAGAGTTAAGTATGCTGGAGTGGTTTATTCTAACAGGAGTAGGGACTGGTGGGGACGTAATGATCCAAGGTATGTAACGGATGATGCTAGAGGATTTTACTATGCTTTACTTTATAATGGCTACCCTGTTGACTTCATAGCTGACAATCAGCTGGACACAGGCTCTTTCTCTGAATATAAAGTTCTTTTACTTGGGAGCGTCGCCTCCCTTTCTAAGGCGGGTTCAAAAAACCTTGTGAGCTACGTTAGAGAGGGGAATGGTCTTGTAGCAACGTACTCAACATCACTCATGGATGAGAAGGGTAGCCTACTGGAAGAGTTCCAGCTCAAAGATATTCTGGGAGTGTCATTTAAGGGGTTGCTAAAGTATCCCTGGAGCTATGTAATTCTAGAGCGCGAACATGCGATTACTACCGGGATAAATGAGAAAAACATTTTGTGGGGCGACTATGATAGAGTTTTCCAGACTAGAAGAACATCGCCCTTTAGTGGCTGGCATATTCTAGTAGAGCCAATTGACGACATCGTTATAGGCTATGTTGCAGAGCCTCAGAGTGAGTTTGGATATGAGTATGAGAATGGTAGATCTCCGCCTTTAATTGGAAACTTCACTAGAGCCCCGGCTATCGTTGCCAATCCGAGTCGGCGTGTTGTATATTATTCGGGACAGCTGGGCAGGCTTTACTGGAGACTTGGACTCCCAAGCTATGAAAAAATGATATTAAACTCGACTTTATGGAGTGGCGGCATGCCACCAATCAAGCTAAATTCTAGGGGGATTGTCCTTATGGAGCCATATCAGAGGAGTGGACAACTAATTGTACACCTGGTTAACCTGACATTTGATAAAAGGGTCATTGTGCGGGGTAACATAGATGACCCATTGATGTGGCACTCAACAGCTGAAAGTGTTTGGCCTCCCTCTTCAATAGTACCCCAAGAAGTTTCTATAGAGCTTAGAGGTTATGAAGTAGCAAAGGTTTGGAGCCCCCTTAGCGGAAAGAGCTATGAGATAAGAAGAGAGAATGATGCCTCAAAGATTTTAGTTAGCTTAGACGAGTACGAATTGCTTGTTCTGGACTTAAAATAA
- a CDS encoding TrmB family transcriptional regulator sugar-binding domain-containing protein, producing MTESIGEIKCEEEVAEVFSLLGISKFGCEVYLKLLQEGPLTLSELTEKMEAKTSQLYYYIKELVSKGLIEASSSRPVVYRAVSPSVLEKLYIEKTESLRARILERLKATAPRKQKLASEEPNVYTLKNWRTFLARAEEAAHNATVDLIVCGDFEFVKYLNETIELKEKEGVNTYVLLYEVPGINIDYSKLPKLRKIRKYVSGDLVVISDSRVAVLSQRRRSLLEKPNYGLIIEDPVIIDYLEQDFFFRWIRSEIIRDENIKLPTSFTIFRLALYEAQKLLQKKCRLRVLVYGRYVRTGEDCMVEGELVNTLFEDSRGIAQLTIKVNGNTVTIGAQDAIIEDIAASRVEVRGAC from the coding sequence ATGACTGAAAGCATAGGGGAAATAAAATGTGAAGAAGAGGTTGCCGAAGTATTTTCGTTGCTAGGCATAAGTAAATTCGGATGTGAAGTCTACCTTAAGCTCTTGCAAGAAGGACCTCTCACACTAAGCGAACTGACAGAAAAAATGGAGGCAAAAACTTCACAGCTTTACTATTATATCAAGGAACTTGTCTCTAAAGGGCTTATAGAGGCAAGTAGTAGTCGACCTGTCGTCTATAGGGCGGTTTCGCCCAGTGTACTTGAAAAACTTTACATAGAAAAAACGGAGTCACTTCGGGCTAGAATACTTGAAAGACTTAAGGCCACAGCGCCAAGAAAACAAAAACTTGCATCCGAGGAACCAAATGTATATACTTTGAAAAATTGGAGAACATTCCTTGCAAGAGCTGAAGAAGCAGCACACAATGCAACAGTTGATCTTATTGTATGTGGTGACTTTGAATTTGTAAAGTATTTAAATGAGACTATTGAATTAAAGGAAAAAGAGGGCGTAAATACATATGTTCTGTTGTACGAGGTTCCCGGGATCAACATAGACTATTCAAAACTGCCGAAACTTAGAAAAATTAGGAAATATGTGTCTGGAGATTTAGTAGTTATTTCTGATTCACGTGTAGCTGTGCTGTCCCAGAGACGAAGAAGTCTCTTAGAAAAGCCTAACTATGGGCTTATCATAGAGGACCCTGTTATAATCGATTATCTGGAACAAGACTTCTTTTTTAGATGGATCAGAAGCGAAATAATCCGTGATGAAAATATAAAGCTACCGACGAGTTTTACAATATTTAGGCTTGCGCTTTACGAGGCGCAAAAACTTTTACAGAAGAAGTGTAGGTTGCGTGTCCTTGTTTATGGGAGATATGTGCGAACAGGTGAGGACTGCATGGTTGAGGGTGAGCTTGTGAATACGTTGTTTGAGGATAGTAGAGGAATTGCACAGCTCACGATAAAGGTAAATGGCAATACCGTAACAATAGGCGCTCAAGACGCAATAATTGAGGATATTGCCGCTAGCAGGGTTGAGGTAAGAGGTGCATGTTAA